The genomic DNA CTCGGATTCTCTGGCGTGGAATCTGGTTTTGCTCCTTGTGGGCGGTTTCCTCTACGTGCTGGGATACAACGGGGCGGCGGCCCATCACGGTTTCGTGCCCGGCGGCTCTTACGGTTTCGCGGTCGTGCTGGAGCGGATTCTTCCCGTGCTGAGGCTTGAGGATTGGTATTTCCTGATTAACGTGCCGCTGTTCGTGATCGCGTGGAAGGGCGTTTCCAGACGGTTCTTTTTATTGAATTTCATCACAATGGCGTGCATCACGATGATGACGTCATATATCCAGTTGGATCTGGGGGTCCAAAACGAATTGTACGCGGCCATCGTATCCGGGGCGATCATGGGCGCGGGGAGCGGCATGATCTTCCGCACCTATGGCGGTGGCGGCGGCGTTGACGTGTTGGCGGTCATCCTCAACCAACGGTACGGGGTCCGCATCGGCGTGTTCTTCTTTTTCATCAACGCGGCGGTCATGATGTCCGCCCTGAGCCGGTACACGTTGGACAAACTCATAGCCTCCATGGTGATGATATTCATCAGCTCGGTGGTCACGGAGTACGTTCTGTCGCTGTTCAACCAGCGCAAGGCCGTTCGCATCGTCACCAAGAAGACGGACGAGCTGCTCGCGATCATGGTCGAGCGCAAGTATCACGCCACGATCTTCGACGGGTGCGGCGGCTATACGAAAAGGCCGGTGAGCATGATATTCACCATCACGGACAACATACGTTTGCGCTCCCTGGAGCAGATCGTTTTCGACAACGATCCAGAGGCCATTTTCGTGGTGGAAAACACTTTCAGCGTGTTCGGCGGCACGTTTTCGAAGAGAAAGGTTTATTGATCCCGGAAGGGCCGCTCGATCGACGGACCGGGGAATGCGCCCGGCCCGGGAAGGGGCCCGCCAGCCGTGCCGGAATGCCCTTCACGGAGGCCGCTTCCCCGGTGGGGCCGGTTTTTTCAATAATTGCCTGTTCCGACAGGCGTGTGCTAATGGCGGGACATGGGAGTAGAGCGGCCGACCCGGCCGCGTGCGAATCCGGCGGATAGGCCCGCCGGAGGGAACGCTTCCCCGAACGCAACCACGGCGACGGTCCCGAGAGCATGACGAGCACCGACCTGGTTTCACCGGGCCTCAACGTCCTCATCGTTGACGACGAGGCCAACATCCGCAAGACCATGTCCTACTGCCTGACGGCGGAAGGGCACACGGTCTCGGCCGTGGGCAACCCGGCCGACGCCCTTGGGGAAATCCGTCGCAAGGCGTTCGACCTGGCCTTTGTCGACCTCAGGCTGGGGGCGGATGACGGCATGGAGCTGATTCCCCTGCTGGCTTCAGAGTCCCCCTGGACCAAGATCGTCGTCATCACCGGCTATGCCTCCATCGAGAGCGTGGTCGAGGCCATGCAGCGCGGTGCGACGGACTACATCGTCAAACCGTTTTCCACGAACCAACTCAAGATCATATCCCGCCGTGTGGGCCGCGTCCGCGAACTGGAGAATCAGGTGGCGTCCCTCAAGGAGGGCCTGGAACGCCTCGGCCCGGAAGAGCGTCTCCAGAGTGCCTGCGCGGGAATGCAGCGGGCGATCGAGACGGCAAAAAAGGCCGCCTCGTCCGAGGCGATCGTACTGATCCTCGGCGAGAGCGGGGTCGGCAAAACGGTCTTCGCCCGGGCCATCCACCACTGGAGCCGCCGATCCTCGCGGCCCATGGCGGTTGTTTCGTGCCCGGCCCTGCCGCAAACCCTGCTGGAAAGCGAGCTGTTCGGATACGCCAAGGGGGCGTTCACCGGGGCCGTGCGGGATTATCCGGGGCGCATCGCCGCTTGCGAAGGCGGCACGCTCTTTCTGGACGAGATAGCCGACATCGCGGCTTCGGCCCAGGCCAAGCTGCTCCGGTTCATTCAGGACAAGGAATTCGAGCGGCTGGGCGAATCGGTGTCCCGCCGCGCCGACGTGCGCATCGTCGCCGCCACCAACGCCGACCTGGAGCGGCTGGTCGAGGAGGGACGGTTCCGGGAAGACCTCTATTACCGGCTCAACGTCATCAGTCTGACCGTGCCCCCGCTGCGCGAACGGCGTGAGGACATCCCGGGCATGGCCAACGATTTCCTGGCCCACTTCGCCAAGGTCAACCACAAGACAATCACCGGCTTCACCGAACAGGCCGAGCAGGCCCTCATGGATCATGCCTGGCCGGGCAATGTCCGCGAACTGCGCAACGTCGTGGAGCGGGCCGTGATCCTGGGCGTAGGCGAATCCATCGGGGTCGGCGACCTGTTCGACGGCGCACCCAATCCCGCCACGGCCGTTTCGCTGGGCGACCTCGTCCCCCTGGCCACCATGGAGGAGCAGCACATCCGTCGCGTGCTGGCCAAGACCTCATCCCTTCAGGAGGCCGCCGACATCCTCGGTATCGACCAGACCACGCTCTGGCGGCGGCGCAAGGCATACGGCATCTAGGATGTTTCGCATTGCATTTTGCAATGTTTCATTGTGCCGACCTTGCAGATATCAAGGTCGGCTCTTTTTTCTTTTAGTTCAACAGACTGAAATAACGGAATAAAATTGTTGGCACCGGCCTTGCTTTCAGAAAAGCGCACTTAAAAGCGATGGAGAGCGGCAGGCAATGACGTTGAAGAAAAAAATATTGATCGGATATGGGGTGATGTTTGCGCTGTTGGCGTTGGCGGTCGCCTGGTCCGTCACCAACCTGGTTTCCCTGGGCAAGGCCTCGGACGCCATTCTGAGCGAGAACTATCGAAGCATCCTGGCCGCGGAGAACATGATCGACGCGCTGGAACGTCAGGACAGCGGCATCTTGCTCCTTTTCCTGGGCGATGAGGAGAAGGGCGTGTCCCAGTTCCGCGACAACGAGGCCGTTTTTCTGGAGTGGTTCGCCCGGGCGCGGGACAATGTGACCATTCCCGGCGAAGCGGAGCTGGTCCAGACCCTTCAGACAGACTATTCCTCCTACAGGCGGCAGTTTTCCATACTGACCGACCGCCGTTCCGCGCAGGACGGGCTCGCCGTCCTTTCGCAGTCCACCTATCAAAACATCCTTCATCCCCTGTTTTCCAAGGTCCGCGCGGACTGCGTGAATCTGCGCCGCCTCAACGAGGAGACCATGTACGCGGCCAGTCTCAAGGCCGGGCGGATGGCCGGGCGGGCGTTCTGGTCCACCGTGCTGGTGGCTGCGGCGGCCATGGCGGCCGCGCTCGTCTTCAGCCTCATGCTCTCGGAGCGCATCTCCAGCCCCCTGCGTCGTTTTGTGGAGGCGGCCCGGCATATTTCGGCCGGGGATTATACCGTCAAGGTGCCGGTGGAGAGCGGGGACGAGCTCGGCTTGCTGGCGGAGGAATTCAACAAGATGGCCGTCCGGCTTGGACGGTTCCATGAAATGAACATCGACGAGATCATCGCGGAGAAGAACAAGGGCGAAGCCCTGTTGGCGAGCATCGAGGACGGCCTCGTGGTCTTCGACACGGGCCTGCGGGCGACGAGCCTCAACGCGGCCGCCCGCAGGATGCTCGGGCTGGGCTATTCCGGGACCGGAAACGCGCCGCCCTGCGCGGACATCATTCCCGACGCCCGGGTCTGCGACCTGGTGCGCAAGGCCGTTGAAACGGGGCGGGTGCCCGATGTGCCCGACGAGCGGCGCATCGTCTCCCTCGGCGAGGGGGAGCTGGCCAGGCACTACCTGTATTCCGTGACCGTCATCCGGGGCCGGGAGACCGCGCATTCCGGCGTGGTGCTGCTGCTGCGCGACGTCACGCGCATGAAGGAGGTCGAGCGGCTGAAGAACGAGTTCGTCATGGCCGCTTCCCACGAGCTGCGGACTCCCCTGACCAGCCTGGGCATGAGCGTTGACCTGCTCCTTGAGCACGTCGCGAGGAAGCTGGAGGAAAAGGATCAGGATCTGTTGCGTGCCGCCCACGAGGAGGTGCAGCGCATGAAGGCCCTGGTCAGCGACCTGCTTGACCTTTCCCGTATCGAGGCCGGGAGAATCGAACTGGAGTTCGACAAGGTCCCGGTTTTCACCCTGTTCGAGCATGTACAGGCGGTCTTCAAGGGACAGATGGAGCGGAAGTCGGTTCATCTCGGCCTGGACGCGCCCGAGGTCAGCGTCCGTGCCGACGCGAACAAGATAGCCTGGGTGTTGAGCAATCTGGTGTCCAATGCCCTGCGGTATGTGAACGAAGGGGGAAACATCGCCCTTTCGGCCGTCAGGGCCGGTTCTTTCGTCCACTTGACCGTGAAGGACGATGGCCCGGGGATTCCCCCGGAGTATCAGACGAAGATATTTCAGAAGTTCGTACAGGTGAAGGGGCAGGCCGCCGGCGGCAGCGGGTTGGGCCTGGCCATCTGCAAGGAGATAGTCCGCGCCCACGGCGGCTCCATCTGGGTCGAGTCCGCAAAGGGCGGAGGAAGCGCCTTCACCTTTACCCTGCCTCTGGCGCAATAGGAGATAACCATGAACGATTTGCCGATTCTCATAGTGGATGACGAAAAGAACATCCGAATGACCATGAGCCAGTCCCTCGAATCCCTGGGGCGTCCCGTGCAAACGGCCGTGAACGGGGAGGAAGCCCTTTCCATGCTTCGGGCCGAACCCTTCGGGCTGGTCTTTCTGGACCTGAAGATGCCCGGCCTGGACGGTATGGAGGTCCTCCGCATCATCCGGCGGGAGTGGCCGAAGCTGCGGGTCATCATTATCACGGCCCACGGCACCATCGATTCCGCCGTGGAGGCCCTGAAGCTCGGCGCGGTGGATTTCGTGCAGAAGCCGTTTTCCCCGGTCGAGATACGGGACATGGCCAAGCTCGTCATCGACCGGGAGGCCCTCGATGAGGAAGAGGTCTCCGAGTACGGCTCGCTGATCGAGCTGGCCAAGCGGCACATCTCGGATGGCCTGTTCCCTGCGGCCGGGAAGGTGGTGAAAAAGGCGATCGCCGAGGACCCGAGCCACCCCGAGGCGTACAACCTGCTGGGCGCGCTGTGCGAAATCGAAGGCGATCACCTGGAGGCGGTCAAGTTCTACCACGCCGCCATGGACATTGACCCGACCTACAAGACCGCCTGGTCGAACCTGGAGCGTATCACCTCCTGGAGCAAGTACGGCTCGATCGACCTCGGTCCGGACGCGGCGGACGGCGAGAAGACAAAGGGGGAGCCGGACGATGGCGAATAACAGCTTCATCGTGATCGTGGGCTGCGGACGCGTCGGCTCGCACCTCGCCAACAAGTTGAGCGGCGAGGGCAATTCGCTGGTGGTCATCGACATCAACGAGTCGACCTTCGACAACCTGACCGCCGAGTTCAGCGGGTTCCGGCTGATCGGAGACGCCACCCAGGTGGGGCTGCTCCGGGAAGCCAAGCTTCATCGGGCCGATACGCTGATCGCCACGACGCACGACGACAACGTCAATCTGATGGTCGCCCAGGTGGCCAGGAATATGTTCAAGACGCCCCTCGTCATGGCCAGGGTCTTCGACCCCAGGCGGGAGCAGGTATACAAGCGCCTAGGCATCAGGACGATCTGTCCCACGTCCGTGGCCGCGTCCCTGTTTCTGGATATTCTCGAAGGGGAAGCCGTACGGCGGGAGGAGCCGACCGCATGAGAGTGATAATCGTGGGGGGCGGCAAGGCCCTGTATTTTCTCGGCCGCAACTTCGCATCCAAGGGATACGAGGCGGCCATCGTCAACAAGGACCCCGGAGAGTGCCGCCGGTTGGCGCGGGACCTGTCCGTCGAGATCATCTGCGGCGACGGGAGCGACGAGCATGTGCTGGAGCAGGCCGGGGCCAGACGGGCCGACGCGGTGCTCGCCATCACCCCGAGGGATCAGGACAATCTGGTCATATGCCAACTGGCGTCCCTCCAGTTCGGGGTGCCGCGCACCGTGGCCCTGGCCAACGACCCGGACAACGTCGAGGTGTTCGAGGCGCTCGGCGTGTCGGCCTTTTCCACCACGAACATCGTGGGGAGCCTGATCGAGCAGCACGCCGCCCTTGAGGAGATCACGAACCTGCTCCCCGTGGGCGAGGGCCGGGTCAACGTCACGGAGATCGTCCTTTCCTCGGACGCCCCGGTGGTGGACAGGCCGCTCAAGGACATCCGCCTTCCCGAGAACACCCTGGTCGCCGTGGTCATACGCGGCGGCGACCCCCTGGTGCCGCGCGGCGACAGCGTGCTCAGGGGCGGCGACACCGTGGTCCTGATAACCCTGCCCGAAAATCACGGTGCGGCCCTGAAGGCGCTTACGGGCGAGGGGAGGTAGGCCGTCCGTGAGGGAAAGAGAATATCTGAAGCAGAGGTATGCGGCGATCCTCGGTTCCGTGGGGCTGGTCTGCATCCTCTGCGGCGCGGCCATGCTCGCTCCGCTGCTCGCGCTGTTCGCGTGGCCCGGGGAGTCCGTCAACGCCACCGCCTATGTCGCACCCGCAATGGTGCTGCTCGCGCTCGGAATCCTGTTGCAGGCATTCCGCCGCCGCACCGCGTCCGTGTCCCTGTCCGTGCAGGAGGGGGGCGTGATAGTGTGTCTGAGCTGGCTGCTGGTGGTTTTGTTTTCCGCATGGCCTTTCATCGCCACGGAAGGGCTCGACTTCTCCCAGGCCATCTTCGAGTCCATGAGCGGCTGGACCACCACCGGGCTGTCGGTGGTGGACGTGGAAAAGGCGGCCCGCATCACCCTGCTGTGGCGCAGCGTCATTCAGTTGCTCGGCGGCGCGGGGCTGGCGATTATCATGATGTCGGCCATCCTCGGTCCTTCCGGGGTGGGCGTGTCGAGCGCGGAAGGGCGTGGCGATCAGCTTGTTCCCAACGTCAAACGTTCCGCGCGGATCGTCATGGCCATGTACGCCTGTTATGCGGCGGCCGGGACCATTGCGTACCGGGTGGTGGGCATGACTTGGTTTGACGCCTTGAACCATTCCTTTGCCGCGGTCTCCACCGGCGGATTTTCCACGCGGCCGGACAGCATCGGATACTGGAATTCACCGGCGGTCGAGGCCGTGTCGATTCCGTTGATGATCCTCGGCAATCTGAGCTTTGTGACCGCCTGGTTCCTGTGGCGCGGCAGGCTGCGCGCCGTGTCCCGGAACGGCGAGGTGCGTCTCTTTACGCTGCTTGCGCCGCTGGCCGCCGCCGCGCTGTTCTTCCTCACCTGCGCGTCCCTTTATCCGCAACTGGGCAAGTCCTTGCGCGTGGCCGTGTTCGAGGCCGTGTCGGCCCTGACCACCACGGGCTTTTCCACGGTGGGCTACAACGATTGGAACGGGGTCGGGGTGGCGATCATGATCGGGCTGATGCTCGTCGGCGGCGGGACCTGCTCCACTGCCGGGGGCATCAAGCAGTTCCGCGTCCATCTCCTCTGGCGCGCCCTGACTCTGGAAATCCGGCGGCTGGTGGCCCCGCGCGGGGTGGTCCGGGAAAGCGCCCTGTGGGAAGGGGAGCGCAAGGTGTTTCTGAACGACGCCCAGGTGCGGCAGACGGCGGTGTTCGTCTTCCTGTACCTGCTGCTTTTCGCGCTCGGCGTGCTGTTGCTCTGCGCGGGCGGCTACGATCTGCAAAGCTCCCTGTTCGAGTTCGCCTCGGCCCTGGGAACGGTCGGGTTGAGCATCGGCGTGACGTCGCCGGACATGCCGAGGGCCGCGCTGTGGGCCGAGAGCCTGGCCATGTTCCTGGGCCGCCTGGAGTTCCTCGTGGTTGTCGCCAGCCTGTTCAAGCTGGGCGGCGACGCGCGAAACTACCTGACGAGCCGGGGCGGCGGGATGCGGCGCGGGTAGGCCGCGCGCGGGCCGCCGCCAGCCCGTTTCGGCTTTTCGCTACGCGCTGATGCCCAGCTCCTTCAGCTTCTTCCAGAGGACCTTCCGGCTGATGCCCAGCAGGCCCGCGGCGAGCTGCTTCCGGTTCCCGGTCTGCTCAAGGGCCTCGACGATTCGCTTCCTTTCGTATTCGCGGACGCCTTCCTCAAGGCTGGGCGGCTTTCCTGGCTGGCTGTCCAATTCCTCGCCGAGGACCCGCTGGGGCAGATGGCCCAGGCGGACCACGCCGTCCTGCGCCAGGAGTACGGAACGCTCCATGATGTTGCGAAGCTCGCGGATGTTTCCGGGGAAGTCGTAGACCATCAGCGCGGCCTGGGCTTCCGGCGACAGGAGGGTGCCTTCCTTCCTGTGCTTGTCGGCGTAGAGGCGGAGGAAGTGCTGCATCAGCTTGATCTTGTCGTCGCCCCTTTCCCGTAGGGGAGGCAGGTTTATGGGGACCACGTTGATGCGGTAGTAGAGGTCCTCGCGGAAGGAGCCTTCCTCCAGCGCCTTGTCGATGTCCTTGGCAGTGGCGAAAATGGTCCGCACGTCGACCTTGATGGGCGTGTTGCCGCCCACGCGGGTGATCTCGCCGTCTTCGAGGACCCTGAGCAGTTTCACCTGGAGGGCCAAGGGCATGTCGCCGACTTCGTCGAAGAAGAAGGTCCCCTGGTTGGCCGCCTCGAATTTGCCGATGCGCCGCTTGTGTGCCCCGGTGAACGCGCCTTTTTCGTGCCCGAACAGCTCAGATTCGAGGAGCTGTTCCGGCAGGGCCGAGCAGTTGACCTTGATGAAAGGCTTGCCGCTTCGGGAGCTCATGGTGTGCAGGGCGTTGGCGACCAGCTCCTTGCCGGTCCCGCTGGGGCCGAGGACGAGGACCGGAGTGCAGGCGTCCGCGACGGCCCGGATGCGCTCGAACACGGGCTGCATGGCCTGGCCGCCGATCATGGCGTCCAGCCCGGCGCTTGTCTTCAGGCGGGTGTTCTCCAGCCTGAGGTCGTGGTAGTTGAAATACCGTTCCACCGCGATGAGCAGCCCCTCGTTGGAAAACGGCTTGCAGAGGAAGTCGAACGCCCCGTGACGCATGGCGCTGACGGCCAGTTCGATTTCCGGGAAGGCCGTGATGAGCATGGTGCCGGTGCTCGGGTGGAGTTCCTTGACCTTGTCGATCAGCTCCAGCCCGGAGATGCCCGGAAGGCGCATGTCCGTGATGAGCAGGTCGAAGCTGGCCGCTCCCATGGCTTGGAGCGCGCTGTCCGCGTCTTCAAAGCTCTCCACCAGGTAGCTCTCGGCGGAGAGGGTGTGTTGCATTCCGATGCGGATGGACAGTTCGTCTTCCACCAGAATGATGCTCTTGCTCATGTATCCTTCCTCGCGCGAGGCAGGCGGATGGAGAACACGCTGCCGGTCTCGTCGGACCGCAGCAGTTCGAGCCTGCCCGAGTGTTGTTCTATGAGGGACTTGGAGAGCGCCAGGCCGAGCCCGGTCCCCTCTTCGTTCTTGGTGGTGTAGAAGGGCACGAAGATCTTGTCCCTGATCGCCTCGGGGATGCCTCCGCCGGAGTCGGAGACGAGGATGACCATGTCCTCGCCGTCCATGGCCCCTTCCACCCTTATTTCGCCGCCTTCCGGCATGGCCTGGACCGCGTTGACGAGCAGGTTGACCAGCACCTGCTGTATTTTCGTGTTGTCGACGGGGGTGGCCGGGAGGCCGTCGGGCATGTCCACGCGTATCTCCACGCGCCGCTTCCGGCTGTAGAGCTCCAGCAGGGAGACGCATTTCCGGACCACGTCCCGCATGTCCGTCAGTTGGACGTTCATGGAGGATTGGCGGGAATAGTCCAAGAGGTCGCCCATGATTTTCCTGATCCGCGAGAGCCCGGAATTGATGACTTCGATGTGCTGTTCGCGCTCCTGCTCGTCGAGTTTGCCCTTGAGCAGGTTGTTGAAGCAGAGCATGACGCCGCCCAGCGGGTTGTTCACCTCGTGGGCGATGCTCGCGGTGAGCTGGCCGATAGTCGCCATCTTCTCCGTGTGAAACATCTTTTCCTTGGTCCTGGCCCGCGTCTGCTCCTCGTTGCGCAGCCGCGTTATCATCCATTCGAAGCTCCGCTGCAACTGGCCTATCTCGTCACCCCTGGGCGGGAGGCTCGGGAAGGGCTTGGAAAAATCCTCGTTCACGGTGAACCGTTCCATGGCGTCGGACAGACTGTGCAAGGACTTGACCAGATACTCCACCGCGATTCCCACGGCCAGGAGGGAGAAGAGAATCCATGT from Pseudodesulfovibrio thermohalotolerans includes the following:
- a CDS encoding sensor histidine kinase gives rise to the protein MTLKKKILIGYGVMFALLALAVAWSVTNLVSLGKASDAILSENYRSILAAENMIDALERQDSGILLLFLGDEEKGVSQFRDNEAVFLEWFARARDNVTIPGEAELVQTLQTDYSSYRRQFSILTDRRSAQDGLAVLSQSTYQNILHPLFSKVRADCVNLRRLNEETMYAASLKAGRMAGRAFWSTVLVAAAAMAAALVFSLMLSERISSPLRRFVEAARHISAGDYTVKVPVESGDELGLLAEEFNKMAVRLGRFHEMNIDEIIAEKNKGEALLASIEDGLVVFDTGLRATSLNAAARRMLGLGYSGTGNAPPCADIIPDARVCDLVRKAVETGRVPDVPDERRIVSLGEGELARHYLYSVTVIRGRETAHSGVVLLLRDVTRMKEVERLKNEFVMAASHELRTPLTSLGMSVDLLLEHVARKLEEKDQDLLRAAHEEVQRMKALVSDLLDLSRIEAGRIELEFDKVPVFTLFEHVQAVFKGQMERKSVHLGLDAPEVSVRADANKIAWVLSNLVSNALRYVNEGGNIALSAVRAGSFVHLTVKDDGPGIPPEYQTKIFQKFVQVKGQAAGGSGLGLAICKEIVRAHGGSIWVESAKGGGSAFTFTLPLAQ
- a CDS encoding sigma-54-dependent transcriptional regulator translates to MTSTDLVSPGLNVLIVDDEANIRKTMSYCLTAEGHTVSAVGNPADALGEIRRKAFDLAFVDLRLGADDGMELIPLLASESPWTKIVVITGYASIESVVEAMQRGATDYIVKPFSTNQLKIISRRVGRVRELENQVASLKEGLERLGPEERLQSACAGMQRAIETAKKAASSEAIVLILGESGVGKTVFARAIHHWSRRSSRPMAVVSCPALPQTLLESELFGYAKGAFTGAVRDYPGRIAACEGGTLFLDEIADIAASAQAKLLRFIQDKEFERLGESVSRRADVRIVAATNADLERLVEEGRFREDLYYRLNVISLTVPPLRERREDIPGMANDFLAHFAKVNHKTITGFTEQAEQALMDHAWPGNVRELRNVVERAVILGVGESIGVGDLFDGAPNPATAVSLGDLVPLATMEEQHIRRVLAKTSSLQEAADILGIDQTTLWRRRKAYGI
- a CDS encoding sigma-54-dependent transcriptional regulator, yielding MSKSIILVEDELSIRIGMQHTLSAESYLVESFEDADSALQAMGAASFDLLITDMRLPGISGLELIDKVKELHPSTGTMLITAFPEIELAVSAMRHGAFDFLCKPFSNEGLLIAVERYFNYHDLRLENTRLKTSAGLDAMIGGQAMQPVFERIRAVADACTPVLVLGPSGTGKELVANALHTMSSRSGKPFIKVNCSALPEQLLESELFGHEKGAFTGAHKRRIGKFEAANQGTFFFDEVGDMPLALQVKLLRVLEDGEITRVGGNTPIKVDVRTIFATAKDIDKALEEGSFREDLYYRINVVPINLPPLRERGDDKIKLMQHFLRLYADKHRKEGTLLSPEAQAALMVYDFPGNIRELRNIMERSVLLAQDGVVRLGHLPQRVLGEELDSQPGKPPSLEEGVREYERKRIVEALEQTGNRKQLAAGLLGISRKVLWKKLKELGISA
- a CDS encoding YitT family protein, translating into MLKNARRYSDSLAWNLVLLLVGGFLYVLGYNGAAAHHGFVPGGSYGFAVVLERILPVLRLEDWYFLINVPLFVIAWKGVSRRFFLLNFITMACITMMTSYIQLDLGVQNELYAAIVSGAIMGAGSGMIFRTYGGGGGVDVLAVILNQRYGVRIGVFFFFINAAVMMSALSRYTLDKLIASMVMIFISSVVTEYVLSLFNQRKAVRIVTKKTDELLAIMVERKYHATIFDGCGGYTKRPVSMIFTITDNIRLRSLEQIVFDNDPEAIFVVENTFSVFGGTFSKRKVY
- a CDS encoding potassium channel family protein, yielding MANNSFIVIVGCGRVGSHLANKLSGEGNSLVVIDINESTFDNLTAEFSGFRLIGDATQVGLLREAKLHRADTLIATTHDDNVNLMVAQVARNMFKTPLVMARVFDPRREQVYKRLGIRTICPTSVAASLFLDILEGEAVRREEPTA
- a CDS encoding HAMP domain-containing sensor histidine kinase, yielding MYTPGLRFRFIGIVLLCIIGAITTTAHYMLKDEQTLLVNRARQQAMSLARASAILFTNTFIFEELDMLDENDMVDYISYYVDDVMRTDPRILAFRVLDKHGRTVVKRETGASGGDAYAPPAGPGEDIREIGQGADALLAVTIPLSIESKNWGWCSLTFSMEDIERARISSRNDIITISVTWILFSLLAVGIAVEYLVKSLHSLSDAMERFTVNEDFSKPFPSLPPRGDEIGQLQRSFEWMITRLRNEEQTRARTKEKMFHTEKMATIGQLTASIAHEVNNPLGGVMLCFNNLLKGKLDEQEREQHIEVINSGLSRIRKIMGDLLDYSRQSSMNVQLTDMRDVVRKCVSLLELYSRKRRVEIRVDMPDGLPATPVDNTKIQQVLVNLLVNAVQAMPEGGEIRVEGAMDGEDMVILVSDSGGGIPEAIRDKIFVPFYTTKNEEGTGLGLALSKSLIEQHSGRLELLRSDETGSVFSIRLPRARKDT
- a CDS encoding potassium channel family protein, with amino-acid sequence MRVIIVGGGKALYFLGRNFASKGYEAAIVNKDPGECRRLARDLSVEIICGDGSDEHVLEQAGARRADAVLAITPRDQDNLVICQLASLQFGVPRTVALANDPDNVEVFEALGVSAFSTTNIVGSLIEQHAALEEITNLLPVGEGRVNVTEIVLSSDAPVVDRPLKDIRLPENTLVAVVIRGGDPLVPRGDSVLRGGDTVVLITLPENHGAALKALTGEGR
- a CDS encoding sigma-54-dependent transcriptional regulator, whose translation is MNDLPILIVDDEKNIRMTMSQSLESLGRPVQTAVNGEEALSMLRAEPFGLVFLDLKMPGLDGMEVLRIIRREWPKLRVIIITAHGTIDSAVEALKLGAVDFVQKPFSPVEIRDMAKLVIDREALDEEEVSEYGSLIELAKRHISDGLFPAAGKVVKKAIAEDPSHPEAYNLLGALCEIEGDHLEAVKFYHAAMDIDPTYKTAWSNLERITSWSKYGSIDLGPDAADGEKTKGEPDDGE
- a CDS encoding TrkH family potassium uptake protein produces the protein MREREYLKQRYAAILGSVGLVCILCGAAMLAPLLALFAWPGESVNATAYVAPAMVLLALGILLQAFRRRTASVSLSVQEGGVIVCLSWLLVVLFSAWPFIATEGLDFSQAIFESMSGWTTTGLSVVDVEKAARITLLWRSVIQLLGGAGLAIIMMSAILGPSGVGVSSAEGRGDQLVPNVKRSARIVMAMYACYAAAGTIAYRVVGMTWFDALNHSFAAVSTGGFSTRPDSIGYWNSPAVEAVSIPLMILGNLSFVTAWFLWRGRLRAVSRNGEVRLFTLLAPLAAAALFFLTCASLYPQLGKSLRVAVFEAVSALTTTGFSTVGYNDWNGVGVAIMIGLMLVGGGTCSTAGGIKQFRVHLLWRALTLEIRRLVAPRGVVRESALWEGERKVFLNDAQVRQTAVFVFLYLLLFALGVLLLCAGGYDLQSSLFEFASALGTVGLSIGVTSPDMPRAALWAESLAMFLGRLEFLVVVASLFKLGGDARNYLTSRGGGMRRG